In the Ipomoea triloba cultivar NCNSP0323 chromosome 6, ASM357664v1 genome, one interval contains:
- the LOC116022547 gene encoding AMSH-like ubiquitin thioesterase 1 encodes MITRSPSSSGRINIASSAKKLDVDHRFSLRVYFRIADNILRQADIFREEGNIIDLYVMLLRFSSLVSETIPCHRDYRVSPQSNKIYLRKKLLNAVAELEELKPGVQKKIEELNRRSTYQANKWSNHHQNNLTGPPQDLHLVKKQNFSSYGTKAPPYATQEYLCQGPRSQQLTLAKPVDEQFRRLSISMPRPKEETLTRHSILGPNGLRGQWQPPLSNMGVTYPTNIDLTPVEIPRGNGLQQIEGDGALIKKDDSISLERPKPESTIPINNDNSMPRVEEPPSLISFETEESPKNTQVTQQPSPSPILAEVQDLIPPPQVVRQPSPPPVLAEVQDLIPKSSPQVPETEGGLDNPMPDNLVRSEEPLQLHISTALMDSFMKLAKSNTNKNLETCGVLAGSLKNRKFYVTALIIPKQESTSDSCQTTNEEEIFEVQDKRSLFPLGWIHTHPTQSCFMSSIDVHTQYSYQVMLPEAVAIVMAPKDCSRNHGIFRLTNPGGMTVIRQCPRRGFHAHDPPADGSPIYKQCTDVYMSSTLKFDVIDLR; translated from the exons ATGATTACGAGGTCGCCTTCTTCTTCTGGAAGAATTAACATCGCGTCAAGCGCTAAGAAGCTTGATGTCGATCATCGTTTTTCTCTCCGCGTTTACTTCCGTATCGCTGATAATATCCTCAGACAG GCTGACATATTTCGAGAGGAGGGGAACATCATAGATTTATATGTTATGCTCCTCAGGTTCTCAAG TTTGGTTTCTGAGACAATACCATGCCACCGGGATTACAGAGTATCTCCACAAAGCAACAAAATTTATCTTAGAAAG AAATTGTTAAATGCAGTTGCTGAGCTTGAGGAACTGAAGCCAGGTgttcaaaagaaaattgaagagctGAACAGAAGAAGTACATATCAAGCAAATAAATGGAGCAATCATCATCAAAATAATCTTACTGGGCCACCACAAGATCTTCATCTTGTCAAGAAACAGAATTTTAGTAGTTATGGAACCAAG GCACCACCCTATGCTACACAAGAATACCTCTGCCAAGGTCCAAGGTCTCAACAGCTAACACTTGCCAAGCCGGTAGATGAACAGTTTCGCCGATT GTCAATAAGTATGCCCCGCCCGAAGGAAGAAACTCTGACCAGGCATTCTATTTTGGGTCCAAATGGACTTCGTGGGCAATGGCAGCCACCTCTTAGCAATATGGGG GTGACTTATCCAACTAATATAGATCTCACTCCTGTTGAGATCCCAAG AGGGAATGGCCTCCAGCAGATTGAGGGAGATGGAGCTTTGATTAAGAAAGATGATAGCATTTCTTTGGAAAGACCAAAGCCAGAATCAACGATTCCAATTAACAATGACAACTCAATGCCTCGTGTTGAGGAACCCCCTTCGTTGATATCTTTTGAAACAGAAGAAAGCCCTAAAAATACACAAGTTACCCAACAACCATCTCCTTCTCCTATTCTTGCAGAAGTACAAGATTTGATCCCCCCACCTCAAGTGGTCAGACAACCATCTCCTCCTCCTGTTCTTGCAGAAGTGCAGGATTTGATCCCAAAATCATCACCCCAAGTCCCTGAGACAGAAGGGGGATTGGATAATCCTATGCCTGATAATTTAGTCCGCTCTGAAGAACCTCTGCAATTGCACATT tcaACAGCTCTGATGGATAGCTTCATGAAGTTAGCAAAGTCAAACACAAACAAGAATTTGGAGACCTGTGGCGTTCTTGCGGGATCACTA AAAAACCGGAAATTCTATGTCACGGCTCTTATAATCCCTAAACAAGAATCGACATCAGATTCG TGTCAAACTACGAATGAGGAGGAAATATTTGAAGTGCAGGATAAGAGATCACTTTTTCCCCTGGGTTGGATTCAT ACACATCCCACACAATCGTGTTTCATGTCATCAATTGATGTGCACACCCAGTACTCGTATCAG GTAATGTTACCAGAAGCTGTTGCTATTGTCATGGCACCAAAAGATTGCTCAAG AAATCATGGAATTTTCCGGTTGACCAATCCTGGTGGTATGACAGTAATCAGACAATGCCCAAGACGTGGGTTTCATGCCCATGATCCCCCTGCGGATGGTAGCCCAATTTATAAACAATGTACAGATGTTTATATGAGCTCTACATTGAAGTTTGATGTTATTGATCTTCGGTGA